DNA sequence from the Acidobacteriota bacterium genome:
GCGCGCGGTGCTCGAACTCGCCGGATCGCTCTCCCAGCGTCAAAGGCTGTCGCGGTTGAAGCGGCGTCTCCGATTCCGATGCGTTGCCAGCTCGGACAACTGCGCTCCGTGCTCGTCGGAACGGGTCGCCCTCCGGGGTTCTTGCTCCGAACCTTCTGCACCTATGGGCAGGAAACTCGTAGGCAGGATCCTCCTCTCGATTCAGGGGCCTGTTTCCTCAGGCGTCTTTCTTCAGAAATCGATCGCCCACTACTGCGGGGTTCAGGGCGAAGCGGTATAGGTTGATGCCGCCGTAGAGGGCGCGAATGTTGCCGGCCTCTTCTCGCGCGCGGTCCGTTGCTTCGGTGCCGTCGTCGTCGATCAGAATCGCCCCCGGCAGAGGGTGGTCGTTGGGTCGGAGGGCGTGCGCTCCGCGCAGGGTGAAACTGGGTTTTTCCCGTAGGTCGTATATCGCCAGTTCTTCTCCGTCCGCCAACCGGCGGAAGAGCTCGGTGGGGGCGATGTGGAGGTCCGGCTCGAAGGCGGGGACGTCCAGGTCGTCAGGTGCGCTACTCAGATCTCGTTCCACAGGAATTTGGCCTTGCCCATGCGTCGCTCGATGAGGGCGATGCGGTGGCTGTAGCCGCGGCTGCTCCGGCTCGGGTTCCAGGTGGAGGGGCGCGAGAGGGAGGCGGCGAGCATGGCGCCTTGGCGCGGGGAGAGGGCGGCGGCACTCATGCCGAAGTAGTGCCGGGCGGCGGCTTCGGCGCCGTAGATGCCCGGCCCGAACTCCACCACATTGAGGTACAGCTCCAAGATGCGGTGCTTGCCGAGGGCGCCTTCGAGTTGCCGGGTCAGCAGCGCCTCTTTGATCTTGCGTAGGGGATTGCGGCTGGGGGAGAGGTAAAGGTTCTTGACCAGTTGTTGGCTGATGGTGGAGGCGCCGCGCGGCATCGCTTTTTCCTGCCAAGCCTGCTCCAGGGCGGCGGCGATCTCCCGGTGAGCGAATCCGTTGTGGGAGAAGAACTCGATGTCTTCCGCCACCAGCACGGCGCGCTTCAAATGGGGCGAGATGGCGGCGTAGGGCACCGGCGTCCATTGGGCTTCGGCGTCGTGGTTGGTCTCGTAGCGCTCGATGAAGGCGGTGGTGGTGGGGGTTTTCTCGACCAGCGAGCCGACCTTCGGCCAGGCAGCGAGCTGCCAGAGGCCATAGAGCGCAAGGGCTGCGCCGACGAGGACGAGGATTCGCCGCCCGCGCTTCTTTTTCTTTTTGCTTTTGGACCGGTTCACCGGAGAATCTTACTGCCCCGGAAGGCGGTCCTGAAGGGCTCCGGGTGGGTGGGTATACTGCGCGCCATGAGCCCTTCCAAGTCTTCTCCGGCCGGCCGCCGAGTCCGCAAGCCCCTGCGCAGCCCAACGCTGGCGCGCTTCATCCTCGATCAGCTCGCGGAGATCGGCGTCGATACGGTGTTCGGCATCCCCGGAGACTTCATTTTGCGCCTCTGTGAGGTGATCGAGGACGATCCGAAGATCGCCCTGCGCACCATGTCCCATGAGCCGGCGGTGGGTTTCGCCGCCTGCGGCGCGGCGCGCGGCCAGCAGTCCATCGGCGTGGCCTGCGTCACCTATGGCGCCGGCGCCCTAAACATGGTCAACCCGGTGGCGGCGGCCTATGCGGAGAAGACGCCGGTGCTGGTGCTCACCGGTGGTCCGGGCGAGGACGAACGCTCGCGCGGCATTCTGGTGCATCACCAGGTCAAGACCTTCGAGTCGCAGCTCAAGGTGTTCCGGGAGGTGACGCACTACCAAGCGGTCTTGAACGATCCGGAGACGGCGGCGGACCAGGTGCGCTATGCCCTCGATGCCTGCCTCAAGTTCTCGCTGCCGGTGTACCTGGAGGTGCCGCGGGACATGGTGGACCGCAAGATTCGGGTGGGGGAGGCCCGGCGCCTGACGGTGCCGACCTCTGCCGGCGCCGTTGCCGAGGCGGCAGAGGAGACTGTGCGCAAGCTCTCGGTGGCGGAGCGGCCGGTGCTGGTGGTGGGGGTGGAGGTGCACCGCTTCGGTCTGACGGATCGGGTGGTGAGCCTGGCTGAGCGGTTGGGTATCCCGGTGGTGTCGAGCTTCATGGGCCGCGGCACCTTCCCGGACGACCATCCGCGCTTCGCCGGTGTGTACCTCGGACCGGCGTCGATGCCCGGCGTGCGGGAGCTGGTGGAGGAGTCCGATGCGGTGCTGCTGTTGGGCGCCCTGTTGTCCGACACCAACATGGGGGTGCGGTTGTCGGCAATCGACCCGCGGCGTATGGTCTGCGCCGTTTCGCGGCGGGTGGACATCGGATACCACGGCTATCAGGACGTGCCGCTGGAGGATCTGGTCGACGCCCTCCTCGACTCACCGGATCTGCCGCCGCCTCCGGCTCGACCGGCGGAGTTCCACAAGGCGACGGTCGAGACGGCGGTGGGCGCGGCCTCCCGTGAACCCATCCGGGTGGCGGACATGATCTCGGAGATCAACCGCTTCTTTGCCGAGCGCGGCAGCATGCCGTTGGTTACGGACACCGGCGACTGTCTGTTCTGCGCCCACCAGATCGACACCCAGATCGTGCTGTCGTCGGCCTACTACGCGACGATGGGATTCGGCGTGCCGGCGGCCCTCGGCTTCGAAGCGGTGACCGGCGAGCGGCCTTTGATTCTGGTGGGCGACGGAGGCTTTCAGATGACCGGCATGGAGCTGATCCACGCCCTCGCCTGGGACCTGAAGCCAATCGTGGTGCTGATGAACAACAATTCCTGGGAGATGCTCCAGTCCTTCCTGCCCGCCGGCTACAACCACTTGACGGACTGGCGATATGCGGACCTCGCCAGCCTGTGGGGTGCCGCCTCCTGGCGGGTGCGGACCCCGGCGGACCTGCGCCGGGCGCTGCGGGCGGCAAATGGCGAGGAGCGCACGTCGCTGATCGAGGTGGTGCTCGAGAAAGGCGATATTTCGGAGACTCTGTCGGTCTTCACCCGGAGCGTGGGAACCACCCCTCCTCCGAAAGACTGAGTCCTACCCTGAAATCCTCCCTGCGGCGCAGGGCAGTTTCTCTATATCTCGATTTCATTGTTGACACTAAGGTAATTAAAAAATTAACCTTCTTCCGTTTGTTGGCTGATTTTTTCTGCCCGGAGGAGGTTGATGATGATCCGAACGGTTGCTCTGTCCGTCTTTGCCTTTCTAATCACCGTCCCGATCGGCGCTCAGACCATCGACGGCAAAGTCTTCTACGATGCGAACGGCGATGGCGCTCACGCGGCCGGAGAGGCCGGCGCTCCGCGGGTAGTGGTCAGCGCCTTCGATGGCACCGGCACCTTGGTGTCGCAGACCGCCTCCTGCGATTTTGTGGCGGTTTCCCTACCGGCGAATCCGCCGACCGTGCCGGTGGCGATCAATATCCCGGCCTGTGCAGCGACTGAGATGGGTGACTACAGCTTGAGCGGCTTGGCCGCCGCTACGGACTATCGTCTCGAGCTGACCTGGGCCGACGCTTTCCTCTTCGAGGGAGCGCAGGGCGCGACCTCCGTCGCCTTCGCGGCGAGCGGCGCTACGGGAGTTGACTTCGGAGTTCTGCATCCGGAGGATTACTGCCAGGACGATCCTCGCATCATCGCCGGCTGCTTTGTTTTTCCGCCTGTTCCCTGGAGTGCTGCGGCGACCGATCCGCTGGTGGTTTCGTGGCCCTACAACAGCCGCTTCACCAGCGCCGCCGACGCCGAGATCCACCCTCACGCCGACGACCTCGACTACGGCGATGTTGGGCACCTGCTGGGCGTTGCTACGCATCGATCCACCAAGAGGGTGTTCTTCTCGGCCATCGCCACGCCCCTGTGGCCGGCCGGCGGTGCCGGCATTGGCGGTATTTACTCCGCTGATTACTCGGGCATTGGTAACAGCTACGTGGGCGGATCGGTCGGATTGTTCCTGGATCTGGCAGCGGTGGTGGACTTGACTGCGCAGAACCCGGTGACGGCAGGTGTGCTTGATCGATTCGGTGAATTCGGATTGGGCGGCATCGACTTTTCCGCCGACGATCAGGTGCTGTGGGCGGTCAATATGGGCGGCGGCGAGCTGATCCGGATCCCCGTCGGCGACCCACCGGTGACGCCAGCAGCATCGGCGATCACCGAGATCACTCCCACGGGTCACGGATGTACGAACGGTAGCTTCCGACCGGGGGCAGTGGCGACTCA
Encoded proteins:
- the mtgA gene encoding monofunctional biosynthetic peptidoglycan transglycosylase — translated: MNRSKSKKKKKRGRRILVLVGAALALYGLWQLAAWPKVGSLVEKTPTTTAFIERYETNHDAEAQWTPVPYAAISPHLKRAVLVAEDIEFFSHNGFAHREIAAALEQAWQEKAMPRGASTISQQLVKNLYLSPSRNPLRKIKEALLTRQLEGALGKHRILELYLNVVEFGPGIYGAEAAARHYFGMSAAALSPRQGAMLAASLSRPSTWNPSRSSRGYSHRIALIERRMGKAKFLWNEI
- the ipdC gene encoding indolepyruvate/phenylpyruvate decarboxylase; its protein translation is MSPSKSSPAGRRVRKPLRSPTLARFILDQLAEIGVDTVFGIPGDFILRLCEVIEDDPKIALRTMSHEPAVGFAACGAARGQQSIGVACVTYGAGALNMVNPVAAAYAEKTPVLVLTGGPGEDERSRGILVHHQVKTFESQLKVFREVTHYQAVLNDPETAADQVRYALDACLKFSLPVYLEVPRDMVDRKIRVGEARRLTVPTSAGAVAEAAEETVRKLSVAERPVLVVGVEVHRFGLTDRVVSLAERLGIPVVSSFMGRGTFPDDHPRFAGVYLGPASMPGVRELVEESDAVLLLGALLSDTNMGVRLSAIDPRRMVCAVSRRVDIGYHGYQDVPLEDLVDALLDSPDLPPPPARPAEFHKATVETAVGAASREPIRVADMISEINRFFAERGSMPLVTDTGDCLFCAHQIDTQIVLSSAYYATMGFGVPAALGFEAVTGERPLILVGDGGFQMTGMELIHALAWDLKPIVVLMNNNSWEMLQSFLPAGYNHLTDWRYADLASLWGAASWRVRTPADLRRALRAANGEERTSLIEVVLEKGDISETLSVFTRSVGTTPPPKD